A window of Argopecten irradians isolate NY chromosome 14, Ai_NY, whole genome shotgun sequence contains these coding sequences:
- the LOC138307651 gene encoding uncharacterized protein — protein sequence MAAHIENMSDRNVVYDKIRAFKQSEEERLVKICLMHIVQNDAPFINLVIDSCNAKRACAFSEACVELKPYIEEVGITDTEDIGLIHMKYLFKLVIINGFLEDGVDYILYDEDIDIAKSFLSLLEFLHARRSHGTAIEKIMKEASGKLNVIAALTQHLFSQLIPGKQCIIDDTEKQLPGNSNVEISVGNTSIGSFSTWHGKADILVNNMVAVTVFEENKNNNFRNFSHNMVSKNISNDADIRSPDTTTSEPSTKKRKVTSSDNSEVLLEMGGGNGNVLTDLRTLDQLVSETVTNAFTQVNMDDGLTGLFIPTIGCTAEHASVFLYDPVNDILLQSGELLQLWHVTPSETLISVFSTVVLWLFLNFETFGVEDLHDKVKLDKSRFHEYMKNKLRFYKEIQIGMPSNNLISSKPVGTLTQDLKMYCKLRKPNE from the exons ATGGCGGCGCACATCGAAAATATGAGTGATCGCAATGTTGTGTATGACAAAATTCGAGCATTTAAACAATCTGAAGAAGAAAGGCTGGTGAAGATATGCTTGATGCATATTGTTCAAAACGATGCACCATTTATCAATCTGGTTATAGACTCCTGCAACGCAAAAAGGGCCTGTGCATTTTCAGAGGCGTGTGTGGAGCTCAAACCATACATTGAAGAAGTCGGGATTACTGACACCGAGGATATTGGTTTGATCCACATGAAATATCTTTTCAAACTGGTCATTATCAATGGCTTCCTGGAAGATGGAGTCGACTACATACTATACGACGAAGATATAGATATAGCGAAAAGTTTCTTGTCTTTACTGGAATTTCTAcatg CTCGGAGGAGTCATGGAACAGccatagaaaaaataatgaaggAAGCTTCtggtaaattaaatgttattgcAGCACTTACCCAGCACCTATTTTCACAGCTGATTCCTGGAAAACAATGTATCATAGATGATACAGAAAAACAGCTTCCGGGGAATTCTAATGTGGAGATTAGTGTTGGCAATACATCAATAG GGTCCTTCTCCACATGGCATGGAAAAGCTGATATTCTTGTGAACAATATGGTTGCAGTTACagtttttgaagaaaataaaaataataattttcgAAACTTTTCTCACAACATGGTGTCGAAAAACATCTCAAATGATGCAGATATTAGATCACCAGATACAACCACCTCAGAACCATCTACAAAGAAAAGGAAAGTTACCTCGAGTGACAATTCTGAAGTGCTTCTTGAGATGGGTGGAGGAAATGGAAATGTACTTACAGACCTACGTACGCTAGACCAGTTAGTATCAGAAACAGTGACAAACGCATTTACACAGGTCAATATGGATGATGGTTTAACTGGGCTGTTTATTCCTACCATTGGTTGTACTGCTGAGCATGCATCTGTTTTTCTTTATGATCCTGTGAATGACATTTTACTTCAGTCAGGTGAATTATTACAACTTTGGCATGTGACACCATCAGAGACTCTAATCTCAGTATTCTCTACTGTAGTTCTGTGGTTATTTTTGAATTTCGAAACATTTGGTGTTGAAGACCTTCATGATAAAGTGAAACTTGACAAATCCAGATTTCATGAGTACATGAAAAATAAGCTAAGGTTCTATAAGGAGATACAGATTGGAATGCCTTCCAATAACTTGATATCTTCTAAGCCTGTTGGAACCTTGACACAAGACTTAAAGATGTATTGTAAACTTAGAAAGCCAAACGAATAG